One stretch of Stigmatella aurantiaca DNA includes these proteins:
- a CDS encoding PIN domain-containing protein, which yields MPLAVVYDACVLHPAPLRDFLVRLGRTQLYQAKWSRQILDECFRSILRQRRDLTAERLAKSRQLLEQAILDVEVTGHEELIDGITGMPDPDDRHVAAAAIYCGAQRIVTFNLKDFPRPVLERYGIEAQHPDDFVQGLIGLDAAQVTRVVREQTASLKNPPKTLAEVLERLSLNGLAVSAALLKKNLGVF from the coding sequence GTGCCCCTGGCCGTGGTCTACGATGCGTGTGTCCTCCATCCAGCGCCCCTTCGGGACTTCCTCGTCAGACTGGGGCGCACCCAGCTCTACCAAGCGAAGTGGTCACGGCAGATTCTGGATGAATGCTTCCGCAGCATTCTGCGGCAGCGGCGGGACCTGACCGCCGAGCGCCTCGCCAAGAGCCGTCAACTCTTGGAGCAGGCCATTCTCGATGTCGAGGTGACGGGCCACGAAGAACTCATCGATGGAATCACCGGGATGCCCGATCCGGACGACCGCCACGTCGCCGCAGCCGCCATTTACTGTGGCGCCCAGCGCATCGTCACCTTCAACCTCAAGGACTTTCCCAGGCCCGTCCTCGAACGCTACGGCATCGAAGCACAACATCCCGACGATTTCGTGCAAGGCCTCATCGGCTTGGATGCAGCCCAAGTCACGAGGGTTGTGAGGGAGCAGACCGCCAGCTTGAAGAATCCTCCCAAAACCCTCGCGGAGGTGTTGGAGCGGCTCTCTCTCAATGGATTGGCTGTTTCAGCCGCCCTGCTCAAGAAGAATCTCGGCGTATTTTGA
- a CDS encoding helix-turn-helix domain-containing protein, with protein MGTIWNQGEAAPPSEREVREAAHAVRVLAPLLTPSSSRVFLRPEGGTEGQEPVSVPRAVFERLLQLLEHTARGQAVTVVPINAELTTQEAAQLLNVSRPYLVGLLEQGKIPFHKVGTHRRVRFEDLLAYKREAEARQEQALDELAAEAQKLDLGY; from the coding sequence ATGGGGACGATATGGAACCAGGGGGAGGCCGCGCCTCCCAGCGAGCGCGAGGTCCGGGAGGCAGCACATGCGGTCCGGGTGCTGGCGCCGTTGCTCACGCCCTCCAGCTCCCGCGTCTTTCTGCGGCCCGAGGGAGGCACGGAAGGGCAGGAACCTGTCTCCGTTCCCCGGGCCGTGTTCGAACGCTTGCTCCAGCTTCTGGAGCACACCGCCCGGGGCCAGGCGGTCACGGTGGTGCCCATCAACGCGGAGTTGACGACGCAGGAGGCTGCCCAGCTCTTGAACGTGTCGCGCCCCTACCTGGTTGGGCTCTTGGAGCAGGGGAAGATTCCGTTCCACAAGGTGGGAACACACCGGCGTGTCCGCTTCGAGGATCTCCTCGCCTACAAACGCGAGGCTGAGGCACGCCAAGAGCAGGCACTGGACGAACTGGCCGCCGAAGCCCAGAAGCTCGATCTCGGTTACTAG
- a CDS encoding MFS transporter: MSVLRLPRISSFRAFEHPGYFAVWAGSLVSNVGTWMETVALGVYVTEVTGKAEWTGGVVALSYLPGLVLSPLGGALADRFDRRTFLAIGILLQGLLAVLLTVLAFTQQLTVPAVAVISFFNGCINMMMGPAFNALLAELVPPEDLHSAMSLSSAQFNLGRVIGPILAAAVLGAGGIAWALLVNALSFLAVPVALSRVRPPPRLSAPSTTGLWADIARGAHVAREDPGIRLMLMTTFAVALLVAPFIGLVPVFAIRVFGQGAGATSLLVTCQGAGAVTAAVAVGALLDAFGRKRVLAGVLLVLGPVATLYWLSPTLPLASISIFLLGASYLMALSGIHTICQVRAPPALRARVSSLYGMVLNGGYALGVWLLGALADRLSVRSVTATASLLFLVLMVSFRMLRPRAFDATEA, encoded by the coding sequence GTGTCCGTCCTCCGCCTGCCTCGCATCTCCTCGTTTCGCGCCTTCGAGCACCCGGGCTACTTCGCCGTCTGGGCCGGCTCCCTCGTGTCCAACGTCGGCACCTGGATGGAGACCGTGGCCCTCGGCGTCTATGTCACCGAGGTGACCGGTAAGGCTGAGTGGACCGGCGGCGTCGTCGCCCTCTCCTACCTGCCGGGCCTCGTGCTCTCTCCCCTCGGCGGGGCGCTCGCCGATCGCTTCGACCGGCGCACCTTCCTCGCCATCGGCATCCTCCTCCAGGGGCTGCTCGCCGTCCTCCTCACGGTGCTGGCCTTCACCCAGCAGCTCACCGTGCCCGCCGTGGCCGTCATCTCCTTCTTCAACGGCTGCATCAACATGATGATGGGCCCGGCCTTCAACGCGCTGCTCGCCGAGCTCGTCCCCCCCGAGGACCTGCACAGCGCGATGAGCCTCAGCTCCGCCCAGTTCAACCTCGGGCGCGTCATCGGTCCCATCCTCGCCGCCGCGGTGCTGGGCGCCGGCGGCATCGCCTGGGCGCTGCTCGTCAATGCCCTGTCCTTCCTGGCCGTCCCCGTGGCCCTGTCCCGCGTCCGCCCACCCCCGCGCCTGTCCGCCCCCTCCACCACGGGCCTGTGGGCGGACATCGCCCGGGGCGCGCACGTGGCCCGCGAGGATCCCGGCATCCGCCTGATGCTGATGACCACCTTCGCCGTTGCCCTGCTCGTGGCCCCCTTCATCGGGCTCGTGCCCGTGTTCGCCATCCGCGTCTTCGGCCAGGGCGCCGGGGCCACCTCCCTGCTCGTCACCTGCCAGGGCGCCGGCGCGGTGACGGCCGCCGTGGCCGTGGGCGCGCTCCTGGATGCCTTCGGGCGCAAGCGCGTGCTCGCCGGCGTGCTGCTCGTCCTCGGCCCCGTGGCCACCCTGTACTGGCTCTCCCCCACGCTGCCGCTCGCCTCCATCAGCATCTTCCTGCTCGGGGCCAGCTACCTCATGGCCCTCTCCGGCATTCACACGATCTGTCAGGTCCGCGCCCCCCCTGCCTTGCGCGCCCGCGTCAGCAGCCTCTACGGCATGGTGCTCAACGGCGGGTATGCCCTGGGCGTGTGGCTCCTGGGCGCCCTGGCCGACCGGCTCTCCGTGCGCTCCGTGACCGCCACGGCCAGCCTCCTCTTCCTGGTGCTGATGGTCTCCTTTCGCATGCTGCGCCCGCGCGCCTTCGACGCCACCGAGGCCTGA
- a CDS encoding patatin-like phospholipase family protein, with translation MLPALALSLLVAAVPEPSPASSPHPEQPLAFILSGGVSLGSYEAGLAWASVRFPQVASAQGLGGARQRVPRLTAVTGASAGSINALLAALIWCESQDTTADASVDSNLLHDLWLPVGLERLLPEDPAVYSDGDALLSTLPLTEALARLERKLLPSDPSRKFQPGCRLPVGFTVTRVTPETRLIAGLPTLTQKFVLPWVLEVTREGQPRLRQQPLTASRDAGDNVLQLPVLASSPPQEGNFGWSQSWQALLASGAFPLAFAPRPLCDCAVECPGDQEVAPEACQGPGQKLPPLRCEAPSSKGPPLKLCRRRYVDGGIFDNAPVGLAIDLTESTYASTPLQPVRYLFVDPDLRRLSPYRPPSASPAAEGSGLSAGLQLMGSLVSTSRNVDLARAVRAGRWNRTTQGLLRETAASLLPFIFVHLQLHALREGTSVELLAPPRAFPDIAQHGRFGRLLLECFGETPSEQPEHWHACAQRIAALAQEGVPAQDTTPPLSSEEVVLLAERVTGRATRQGPQRWESAPHGRLPPPYIWKQEFIDRLICGTAALYFLADEVAGLAGSTLAPERLLRVKAALLAVVQIGQQLSGATNAAANVLLREAIAPLEADAALAPRAAQARQALEALEPGALFSPGDLQPLLTALATRTPEAGEASPVPDAQARLRHLVNLHPHLQRASAQSEALAREAQELQEQRGGERALTLSSRFSPLGSSHLFNFAGFLDRPLREFDYYAGVYDAAQAIGMAICSTPELAPSPPMRRLHLANTLDLSEPGTQRCLGHALRYVTQTLGLAGSPKARYVVGRLARLELAAALDNQALASELEREPAWAWLKDFSAGAPDPAMAAVAEALLSRKAPCTQKSPEALCVEDLPFAAFIAALREHGYTPQSEPMRQAMEDVNGWAMRTLRRVLDRSHTIERQEPAQSTGVRNALLLAHSAGQLWLRRAEDLAPTYPRFVWDVSTIPGTNAAGRGGGLRAAAHLLPYRMSFDVAHGGIALAWVEPALHLSSRVSLLSTVEPLDIQSEKDRVSSTVGLRPALRLGDVTVSTGPRISFPWVNGNGVEVGSELRVGGLQDRVGLSVGVRRMFADRDEGQGWFVALSVSDINGLAYWLML, from the coding sequence ATGCTGCCCGCCCTCGCCCTCTCGCTCCTGGTGGCCGCGGTCCCCGAGCCCTCTCCGGCGTCCTCTCCGCATCCCGAGCAACCGCTGGCGTTCATCCTCAGCGGGGGGGTGAGCCTGGGCAGCTACGAGGCGGGGCTCGCCTGGGCCTCGGTGCGCTTTCCCCAGGTGGCGAGCGCCCAGGGGCTCGGCGGCGCGAGGCAGCGGGTGCCCCGCCTCACCGCCGTCACCGGGGCCTCCGCCGGCAGCATCAACGCCCTGCTGGCGGCGCTCATCTGGTGCGAGTCCCAGGACACCACCGCGGATGCCTCCGTGGACAGCAACCTCTTGCACGACTTGTGGCTGCCCGTGGGGCTGGAGCGGCTGCTGCCGGAGGACCCCGCCGTCTACTCGGACGGGGATGCGCTCCTGTCCACCCTGCCCCTCACCGAGGCGCTCGCCCGGCTCGAGCGCAAGCTCCTGCCGTCGGACCCCTCCCGCAAGTTCCAGCCCGGGTGCCGGCTGCCCGTGGGCTTCACCGTGACGCGCGTCACGCCGGAGACCCGCCTCATCGCCGGCCTGCCCACCCTGACGCAGAAGTTCGTGCTGCCCTGGGTCCTGGAGGTGACGCGCGAGGGGCAGCCCCGCCTGCGCCAGCAGCCCCTCACGGCCAGCCGCGACGCCGGGGACAACGTGCTGCAGCTGCCGGTGCTCGCCAGCAGCCCGCCCCAGGAGGGGAACTTTGGCTGGAGCCAGAGCTGGCAGGCCCTGCTCGCCTCGGGCGCCTTTCCGCTGGCGTTCGCCCCCCGCCCGCTCTGCGACTGCGCGGTGGAGTGCCCCGGGGACCAGGAGGTGGCGCCGGAGGCGTGCCAGGGCCCCGGCCAGAAGTTGCCGCCCCTGCGCTGTGAGGCCCCCTCCTCCAAGGGGCCCCCGTTGAAGCTGTGCCGCCGGCGCTACGTGGATGGGGGCATCTTCGACAACGCCCCCGTGGGGCTGGCCATCGACCTGACGGAGTCCACGTACGCCTCCACGCCCCTGCAGCCCGTGCGCTACCTCTTCGTCGATCCGGACCTGCGCCGGCTGTCGCCCTACCGGCCCCCCTCGGCGAGCCCCGCGGCGGAGGGCAGCGGCCTGAGCGCGGGCCTCCAGCTCATGGGCAGCCTCGTCTCCACGAGCCGCAACGTGGACCTGGCCCGCGCGGTGCGCGCCGGCCGCTGGAACCGCACCACCCAGGGGCTGCTGCGGGAGACCGCCGCGTCCCTGTTGCCCTTCATCTTCGTGCACCTCCAGCTCCATGCCCTCCGGGAGGGAACGTCCGTGGAGCTGCTGGCGCCGCCCCGCGCCTTCCCGGACATCGCCCAGCATGGGCGCTTCGGACGGCTCCTGCTGGAGTGCTTCGGGGAGACGCCCTCCGAGCAGCCCGAGCACTGGCACGCCTGTGCCCAGCGCATCGCCGCCCTGGCCCAGGAAGGGGTGCCGGCCCAGGACACCACGCCGCCGCTGTCGAGCGAGGAGGTGGTGCTGCTCGCCGAGCGCGTCACCGGCCGCGCCACCCGCCAGGGCCCCCAGCGCTGGGAGTCCGCCCCGCACGGGCGGCTGCCCCCTCCTTATATATGGAAGCAGGAGTTCATCGACCGGCTCATCTGCGGCACGGCGGCCCTCTACTTCCTGGCGGACGAGGTGGCTGGGCTGGCCGGCAGCACGCTGGCCCCGGAGCGCCTGCTGCGGGTCAAGGCGGCGCTGCTCGCCGTGGTGCAGATTGGCCAGCAGCTCTCCGGCGCCACGAACGCCGCCGCCAACGTGCTGCTGCGGGAGGCCATCGCGCCCTTGGAGGCGGACGCGGCCCTCGCGCCGCGCGCCGCCCAGGCCCGTCAGGCGCTGGAGGCGCTGGAGCCCGGCGCGCTCTTCAGCCCGGGAGACCTTCAGCCCCTGCTCACCGCGCTCGCCACGCGCACCCCGGAAGCGGGTGAAGCGAGCCCCGTCCCGGACGCGCAGGCACGGCTCCGGCACCTGGTGAACCTCCACCCCCACCTCCAGCGCGCCAGCGCCCAGTCCGAGGCGCTCGCCCGCGAGGCGCAGGAGCTGCAGGAACAGCGCGGGGGCGAGCGGGCCTTGACGCTCTCCAGCCGCTTCTCGCCCCTGGGCAGCTCGCACCTGTTCAACTTCGCGGGCTTCCTGGACCGGCCCCTGCGCGAGTTCGACTACTACGCCGGTGTGTATGACGCCGCCCAGGCCATCGGCATGGCGATCTGCTCCACGCCCGAGCTGGCGCCGAGCCCCCCCATGCGCCGGCTCCACCTCGCCAACACCCTGGACCTGAGCGAGCCCGGCACCCAGCGCTGCCTGGGGCACGCGCTGCGGTACGTGACCCAGACGCTGGGGCTGGCCGGCTCACCCAAGGCCCGGTACGTGGTGGGGCGGCTGGCGCGCCTGGAGCTGGCCGCGGCGCTCGACAACCAGGCCCTCGCCTCGGAGCTCGAGCGCGAGCCGGCGTGGGCGTGGCTGAAGGACTTCTCCGCCGGCGCCCCGGATCCGGCGATGGCGGCCGTGGCGGAGGCCCTGCTGTCGCGCAAGGCGCCCTGCACGCAGAAGTCCCCGGAGGCCCTGTGCGTGGAGGATCTGCCCTTCGCGGCCTTCATCGCCGCGCTGCGCGAGCACGGCTACACGCCCCAGAGCGAGCCCATGCGGCAGGCGATGGAGGACGTGAACGGCTGGGCCATGCGCACGCTGCGCCGGGTGCTGGACCGCTCGCACACCATCGAGCGCCAGGAGCCCGCGCAGAGCACCGGGGTCCGCAACGCCTTGCTGCTGGCGCACTCGGCGGGGCAGCTCTGGCTGCGGCGCGCGGAGGATCTGGCCCCCACCTACCCGCGCTTCGTGTGGGACGTGTCCACCATTCCCGGCACGAACGCGGCGGGCCGGGGCGGCGGGCTGCGCGCCGCGGCGCACCTCTTGCCCTACCGGATGTCGTTCGACGTGGCGCACGGGGGCATTGCCCTGGCGTGGGTGGAGCCCGCGCTGCACCTGTCCTCCCGGGTGTCGCTGCTGTCCACCGTGGAGCCCCTGGACATCCAGTCCGAGAAGGACCGGGTGTCCTCCACCGTGGGCCTCCGCCCCGCGCTGCGGCTGGGCGATGTCACCGTGAGCACGGGCCCGCGCATCTCCTTTCCCTGGGTGAACGGAAACGGGGTGGAGGTGGGAAGCGAGCTGCGCGTGGGCGGGTTGCAGGACCGGGTGGGCCTGTCCGTGGGCGTGCGCCGGATGTTCGCGGACCGGGACGAGGGACAGGGGTGGTTCGTGGCCCTCTCCGTGAGTGATATCAACGGCTTGGCCTACTGGCTGATGTTGTAG
- a CDS encoding alpha/beta fold hydrolase: protein MSVRSLCLPLLAVLSAATASAQERTPEPLGIAMEGYAYPHPVQFLPLTLEGQDVRMAYMDVKPPGKANGRTVVLLHGKNFFGAYWRTTIQALTGAGYRVVVPDQVGFGKSSKPALPYSFHALAAATKGLLDTLGVKQVAVVGHSMGGMLATRFARLYPEATTHLVLENPIGLEDYRLHVPWQSTEALYQEQLKATEEGIRKYHRTYYVAWKPEYEEYVRVPAQQLQSGEYPRLAWVAAATQQMIYEQPVVYEFPLVERPTLLVIGQEDRTVVGKAKVPPELLPKLGQYPELGKKAAAAFPQATLVPLPGVGHIPHFEAPEKFHPALLGFLGK, encoded by the coding sequence ATGTCCGTCCGGAGCCTCTGCCTGCCGTTGCTCGCCGTGCTGAGCGCTGCCACCGCGTCCGCGCAGGAGCGGACGCCGGAGCCGCTGGGCATCGCGATGGAGGGCTATGCCTACCCGCACCCGGTGCAGTTCCTGCCGCTGACGCTCGAGGGGCAGGACGTGCGCATGGCGTACATGGACGTGAAGCCCCCGGGCAAGGCCAACGGGCGCACGGTGGTGCTGCTGCACGGGAAGAACTTCTTCGGGGCCTACTGGCGCACCACGATTCAGGCGCTCACGGGCGCGGGCTATCGCGTGGTGGTGCCGGATCAGGTGGGCTTCGGCAAGTCCTCCAAGCCCGCCCTGCCCTACAGCTTCCACGCGCTCGCGGCGGCGACGAAGGGGCTCCTGGACACGCTGGGCGTGAAGCAGGTGGCGGTGGTGGGCCACTCCATGGGCGGCATGCTGGCCACGCGCTTCGCGAGGCTCTACCCGGAGGCCACCACGCACCTGGTGCTGGAGAACCCCATCGGGCTGGAGGACTACCGGCTGCACGTGCCCTGGCAGTCCACCGAGGCGCTGTACCAGGAGCAGCTCAAGGCCACCGAGGAGGGCATCCGCAAATACCACCGCACCTACTACGTGGCGTGGAAGCCCGAGTATGAGGAGTACGTGCGCGTGCCCGCGCAGCAGCTCCAGAGCGGCGAGTACCCGCGCCTGGCCTGGGTGGCGGCGGCCACGCAGCAGATGATCTACGAGCAGCCCGTGGTGTACGAGTTCCCGCTCGTGGAGCGCCCCACGCTGCTCGTCATCGGCCAGGAGGACCGCACGGTGGTGGGCAAGGCGAAGGTGCCCCCGGAGCTGCTGCCGAAGCTGGGCCAGTACCCGGAGCTGGGCAAGAAGGCCGCGGCCGCGTTCCCCCAGGCCACGCTGGTGCCCTTGCCGGGCGTGGGCCACATCCCCCACTTCGAGGCGCCCGAGAAGTTCCACCCGGCGCTGCTGGGCTTCCTGGGGAAGTGA
- a CDS encoding M16 family metallopeptidase: MRRLFVSASLLTLASCASTPKAAPPSEPPAAEAPAPQDAEAFRQKAPAPGKPPDLVLPTFEKAQLDNGLTVLVATRRQLPLVSVGVAFAAGSAQDPAGAGGTADITYKMLLEGAGGKDTIALDNAFADLGVSPGVGVSPDGAFLGVQVLTGNVQPALALLADVVRKPTFAPKDFERRKQQQLADLVRRLGSPGFLAQQAYLPAVFGEGHPYAHPTGGTPAEVSKLTLAAVQGFYRKQVGPQATALVLAGDISKDQAVELAQKYFGDWKGTAVMPPAPPAPAAPPREQVLFVAKPGLEQTVVLLGRPGVAANHPDEEALELATTVFGGFFGSRLNMNLREAKGYTYGAGASSDARLGVGPLTANSSVRANVTGPAVAEVFRELSELRTRPITSRELEAAREGLIRAFPGSFESVSGLSASAAALFYKRLPLDELTRTVDKLEKATPAEVQRVAEAYLDPAAMQLILVGDPTLIQEQVGPLNLGTLTQVDVAGASRPAPGKAAK, from the coding sequence ATGCGCCGCCTCTTCGTCTCCGCCTCCCTGCTGACGCTGGCCTCGTGCGCCTCCACGCCCAAGGCCGCGCCCCCCTCTGAGCCTCCGGCCGCCGAGGCCCCCGCGCCGCAGGACGCCGAGGCCTTCCGCCAGAAGGCCCCCGCGCCGGGCAAGCCTCCGGACCTGGTGCTGCCCACCTTCGAGAAGGCCCAGCTCGACAACGGCCTGACGGTGCTCGTGGCCACGCGCCGCCAGTTGCCGCTCGTCTCCGTGGGCGTGGCCTTCGCGGCCGGCAGCGCGCAGGACCCCGCCGGCGCCGGCGGCACCGCCGACATCACCTACAAGATGCTGCTGGAGGGGGCCGGTGGAAAGGACACCATCGCCCTGGACAACGCCTTCGCGGACCTGGGCGTGTCCCCCGGAGTGGGCGTCAGCCCGGATGGGGCCTTCCTCGGCGTGCAGGTGCTCACCGGCAACGTGCAGCCGGCGCTCGCGCTGCTGGCGGACGTGGTGCGCAAGCCCACCTTCGCGCCGAAGGACTTCGAGCGGCGCAAGCAGCAGCAGCTCGCGGACCTGGTGCGGCGCCTGGGCTCGCCCGGCTTCCTCGCGCAGCAGGCCTACCTGCCGGCGGTGTTCGGCGAGGGCCACCCCTATGCGCACCCCACCGGCGGCACCCCCGCCGAGGTGTCCAAGCTGACGCTCGCCGCCGTGCAGGGCTTCTACCGCAAGCAGGTGGGCCCCCAGGCCACGGCGCTGGTGCTGGCCGGTGACATCTCCAAGGACCAGGCGGTGGAGCTGGCCCAGAAGTACTTCGGCGACTGGAAGGGCACCGCGGTGATGCCCCCCGCGCCCCCGGCGCCCGCCGCGCCCCCGCGCGAGCAGGTGCTCTTCGTGGCCAAGCCGGGCCTGGAGCAGACGGTGGTGCTGCTGGGCCGCCCGGGCGTGGCCGCCAACCACCCGGATGAGGAGGCGCTGGAGCTGGCCACCACGGTGTTCGGTGGCTTCTTCGGCAGCCGGTTGAACATGAACCTGCGCGAGGCCAAGGGCTACACCTACGGCGCGGGGGCCAGCTCGGATGCGCGCCTGGGCGTGGGGCCGCTCACGGCCAACTCCTCGGTGCGCGCGAACGTGACGGGCCCCGCCGTGGCGGAGGTGTTCCGGGAGCTGAGCGAGCTGCGCACCCGGCCCATCACCTCGCGGGAGCTGGAGGCGGCGCGCGAGGGGCTCATCCGCGCCTTCCCCGGCAGCTTCGAGTCGGTGTCCGGCTTGAGTGCCAGCGCCGCGGCGCTCTTCTACAAGCGCCTGCCGCTCGATGAGCTCACCCGCACGGTGGACAAGCTGGAGAAGGCCACCCCGGCCGAGGTGCAGCGCGTGGCCGAGGCCTATCTGGATCCCGCCGCCATGCAGCTCATCCTCGTGGGAGACCCCACCCTCATCCAGGAGCAGGTGGGGCCGCTCAACCTGGGCACGCTCACGCAGGTGGACGTGGCGGGCGCGAGCCGCCCCGCCCCAGGCAAGGCGGCGAAGTAG
- a CDS encoding M16 family metallopeptidase, with translation MKALVAAAALALGLPALAQEAKPPESSRQELAISHEKYTLPNGLEVILSVDRKLPIVAVNVWYHVGAYHEVPGRTGFAHLFEHMMFQGSKHVPDDVHIAMLEQLGATDLNGTTNTDRTNYFETVPSNHLETALWLESDRMGYLLDTLSADKLQTQQEVVKNERRLGTETAPYGIADEKLWHALFPAPHPYHGNVIGSMADLEAATVEDVKAFFRKWYAPSNATLAIVGDFDVEKTKALVEKYFGTLRSAPKPQKPQVAPVKLTREQIIRHEEQVATLPRLSLSWLSPPYLSEGDATADVLGTTLATGKASRLYKRLVLEKQLAQSVSASQQSLGAQSVFSIEVTARPGVSTDTLQKEVDAVLEDVRKNGVTPQEIARARTRYGTLFLGGLQSIGGFGGKADVLQSYNHFTGEPDYLEKDLARYQSVTPEQVKRFAQEQLRPDARVVLHAVPPQQAPAASKENK, from the coding sequence ATGAAAGCCCTCGTCGCCGCCGCCGCCCTCGCGCTCGGACTGCCAGCGCTCGCCCAGGAGGCGAAGCCGCCGGAGTCCAGCCGCCAGGAGCTGGCCATCTCCCATGAGAAGTACACGCTGCCCAACGGCCTGGAGGTCATCCTCTCCGTGGACCGGAAGCTGCCCATCGTGGCGGTGAACGTCTGGTACCACGTGGGCGCCTACCACGAGGTGCCCGGCCGCACGGGCTTCGCCCACCTCTTCGAGCACATGATGTTCCAGGGCTCCAAGCACGTGCCGGACGATGTCCACATCGCCATGCTCGAGCAGCTGGGCGCCACGGACCTGAACGGCACCACCAACACCGACCGCACCAACTACTTCGAGACGGTGCCCAGCAACCACCTGGAGACCGCGCTCTGGCTGGAGAGCGACCGCATGGGCTACCTGCTGGACACGCTCAGCGCGGACAAGCTCCAGACGCAGCAGGAGGTGGTGAAGAACGAGCGCCGCCTGGGCACCGAGACGGCCCCCTACGGCATCGCCGACGAGAAGCTCTGGCACGCCCTGTTCCCCGCGCCGCACCCCTACCACGGCAACGTCATCGGCTCGATGGCGGACCTGGAGGCGGCCACCGTGGAGGACGTGAAGGCGTTCTTCCGCAAGTGGTACGCGCCCTCCAACGCCACGCTCGCCATCGTCGGGGACTTCGACGTGGAGAAGACCAAGGCCCTGGTGGAGAAGTACTTCGGCACCCTGCGCAGCGCGCCCAAGCCGCAGAAGCCCCAGGTGGCCCCGGTGAAGCTCACGCGGGAGCAGATCATCCGCCACGAGGAGCAGGTGGCCACGCTGCCCCGGCTCTCCCTGTCCTGGCTCAGCCCGCCGTACCTCTCCGAGGGGGATGCCACCGCGGACGTGCTCGGCACGACGCTGGCCACCGGCAAGGCCAGCCGCCTCTACAAGCGGCTGGTGCTCGAGAAGCAGCTCGCCCAGAGCGTGTCCGCCTCCCAGCAGAGCCTGGGCGCCCAGTCCGTCTTCTCCATCGAGGTGACGGCCCGGCCCGGCGTCTCCACCGACACGCTCCAGAAGGAGGTGGACGCGGTGCTGGAGGATGTCCGCAAGAACGGCGTCACCCCGCAGGAGATCGCCCGGGCCCGCACCCGGTACGGCACCCTGTTCCTCGGCGGGCTGCAGTCCATCGGCGGCTTCGGCGGCAAGGCGGACGTGCTGCAGAGCTACAACCACTTCACCGGCGAGCCGGACTACCTGGAGAAGGATCTCGCGCGCTACCAGAGCGTGACGCCCGAGCAGGTGAAGCGCTTCGCCCAGGAGCAGCTGCGCCCGGATGCCCGCGTCGTGCTGCACGCCGTGCCCCCGCAGCAGGCCCCCGCCGCCTCGAAGGAGAACAAGTGA